In Cupriavidus taiwanensis, the following are encoded in one genomic region:
- a CDS encoding T6SS immunity protein Tli4 family protein, with protein sequence MTPRGFAIILASVLLAGCQSFAYPENKMSEPVALLPRLQTLFAKTKPVCFGRYVMEVPAEAKLLWGFRDFSGKIITHVGAAGQLKEMAETYRAKELAKSKTAEITYFGPGPTRNSIEVRSFESENAKAYGVEEYMTFVSSGPHLFEWFYGGEELAPLVRGIRARDNADIPTAPGVCIDHGFVADASGSYQEIFGAGIRLPSLPDVSFSVDSNKLASVDGEPGLLTSIAQQRKYLGSRYPKLTTLREGKRTVGVWQGEESLVRRADGTHDFEWEAVGRERTTLHPAVIGARMYTKVAANRIGAADQASLTDEEAVALWDRLLDGVRFRVNAPPTQTGDPVTVRSGETTPLSGIWRASLPPGHPQADWVASKSGILRQKGMPMIRFGLSPSDEALVVWTWMGEAGT encoded by the coding sequence ATGACGCCCCGTGGCTTTGCAATCATTCTGGCCAGCGTGCTGCTCGCGGGCTGCCAATCGTTTGCGTATCCGGAGAACAAGATGTCGGAACCTGTTGCGCTGTTGCCGCGCTTGCAGACCCTCTTCGCCAAGACCAAGCCGGTTTGCTTTGGCCGCTATGTGATGGAAGTCCCGGCAGAAGCCAAACTCCTGTGGGGCTTCCGGGATTTTTCGGGCAAGATCATCACGCATGTCGGTGCAGCGGGCCAACTGAAGGAGATGGCGGAAACGTATCGCGCCAAAGAACTGGCCAAGAGCAAGACTGCCGAGATTACATATTTCGGGCCGGGGCCTACTCGCAATAGCATCGAAGTTCGCTCGTTCGAAAGCGAAAACGCGAAGGCTTACGGGGTCGAAGAATATATGACCTTCGTCTCAAGCGGACCACATCTGTTCGAGTGGTTCTATGGTGGCGAAGAACTTGCGCCTTTGGTGCGTGGCATCCGGGCACGCGACAACGCGGACATCCCCACGGCCCCCGGCGTCTGCATCGACCACGGCTTCGTCGCGGACGCGTCCGGCAGCTATCAGGAAATCTTTGGTGCGGGCATTCGGCTGCCCAGCCTGCCCGATGTCAGCTTTTCGGTGGACTCCAACAAGCTGGCCAGCGTGGACGGCGAACCCGGTCTGCTGACTTCGATTGCCCAGCAAAGGAAATATCTGGGTAGCCGCTACCCGAAACTGACGACCCTGCGCGAGGGCAAGCGCACGGTCGGCGTCTGGCAAGGGGAAGAATCGCTGGTCCGCCGTGCGGATGGCACACATGACTTCGAGTGGGAGGCTGTTGGCAGGGAGCGAACGACGCTGCATCCGGCTGTGATCGGCGCCAGGATGTACACCAAGGTGGCGGCCAATCGCATCGGCGCTGCGGATCAGGCGTCGCTGACGGACGAGGAAGCTGTGGCCCTCTGGGACAGGTTGCTGGATGGTGTGCGTTTCCGCGTGAACGCGCCGCCGACGCAGACCGGCGATCCGGTCACGGTGCGCTCGGGCGAAACCACCCCGCTGTCCGGCATCTGGCGCGCCTCGCTTCCGCCCGGACATCCTCAGGCGGATTGGGTGGCCAGCAAGTCCGGCATCCTGCGGCAAAAAGGGATGCCGATGATCCGCTTCGGGCTTTCGCCATCGGACGAGGCGCTGGTCGTCTGGACGTGGATGGGCGAGGCCGGCACATGA
- a CDS encoding PAAR domain-containing protein → MSRRIITVGDMTDHNGVVATGSPRYKLWGRAVARLHDEVDCPQVYPDGRPHGRNKIIQASGPKFGGVPVALEGDGCECGCKLIGSSRATIGQGGVK, encoded by the coding sequence ATGAGCCGCCGCATCATCACGGTTGGCGATATGACCGACCACAATGGCGTGGTGGCCACGGGTTCCCCCAGATACAAGCTCTGGGGGCGCGCCGTTGCACGGTTGCATGACGAGGTGGATTGCCCGCAGGTTTATCCGGACGGGCGGCCCCATGGGCGCAACAAGATCATCCAGGCCTCGGGGCCGAAGTTCGGGGGCGTGCCCGTTGCGCTTGAAGGGGATGGTTGCGAATGCGGCTGCAAGCTGATTGGCAGTTCCCGTGCGACGATAGGCCAAGGTGGTGTCAAGTGA
- a CDS encoding MDR family MFS transporter produces the protein MRVIGGIVLCILLAALDQTVVIPAVPAIANDLNGFGHLSWIVTAYLIVSTVTTPLYGKLSDSFGRRRLLMVAITLFIGASVACALAQTLGQLILFRALQGVGGGGLMSLAQAAIADVVAPRQRGRYQGYLATVWAVASIAGPLVGGWVSDHMSWRWLFWVNVPLGLLAMFMCYRGLAMLPARGGRARVDWLGALLLAVAIVAFLLAMSWGGDVYDWLSPELGALLLAAVAAVLLLTWQERRAADPMLPPRLFANRAYVLGVAASALAALDIFLCIFALPLHFQLVRGADASTSGLLVMPFLLATVAGNFIVAWLAPRVGRMRGILTAGYIAGALGLIVLALVTPAVPLAVVLAAMSLAGVGLGITMVATLMSVQNALERRDTGAGTGALLVLRSLGSALGGALAGTLLTLEFRHALAASGVTQALDLGALRHGSEAFAQLSPSVRAVLAGGVESGFHLIFAAGAAAAVLALLIVRRMPDVELRSSVTEHAATLAMD, from the coding sequence ATGCGCGTGATCGGCGGCATCGTGCTGTGCATCCTGCTGGCCGCGCTCGACCAGACCGTGGTGATCCCGGCGGTGCCGGCGATTGCCAATGACCTGAACGGCTTCGGCCACCTGTCGTGGATCGTCACGGCGTACCTGATCGTGTCGACGGTGACGACGCCGCTGTACGGCAAGTTGTCCGACAGCTTCGGGCGGCGGCGCCTGCTGATGGTGGCGATCACGCTGTTTATCGGCGCCTCGGTGGCGTGCGCGCTGGCGCAGACGCTGGGCCAGCTGATCCTGTTCCGCGCGCTGCAAGGCGTGGGCGGTGGCGGGCTGATGTCGCTGGCGCAGGCGGCGATCGCCGACGTGGTGGCGCCGCGCCAGCGCGGGCGCTACCAGGGCTACCTGGCCACGGTATGGGCGGTGGCGTCGATCGCCGGGCCGCTGGTGGGCGGCTGGGTCTCGGACCACATGTCGTGGCGCTGGCTGTTCTGGGTCAACGTGCCGCTGGGCCTGCTGGCGATGTTCATGTGCTACCGCGGCCTGGCCATGCTGCCTGCGCGCGGCGGGCGCGCGCGCGTTGACTGGCTGGGCGCGCTGCTGCTGGCGGTGGCCATCGTCGCCTTCCTGCTGGCAATGAGCTGGGGCGGCGACGTCTACGACTGGCTCTCGCCTGAACTGGGCGCCCTGCTGCTGGCCGCGGTGGCGGCGGTGCTGCTGCTGACCTGGCAGGAGCGCCGCGCGGCGGACCCGATGCTGCCGCCGCGCCTGTTCGCCAACCGTGCCTATGTGCTGGGCGTGGCCGCGTCGGCGCTGGCCGCGCTCGACATCTTCCTGTGCATCTTTGCGCTGCCGCTGCACTTCCAGCTGGTGCGCGGCGCCGATGCGTCGACCTCCGGCCTGCTGGTGATGCCGTTCCTGCTGGCAACGGTGGCGGGCAACTTCATCGTGGCGTGGCTGGCGCCGCGCGTGGGCCGCATGCGCGGCATCCTGACCGCCGGCTATATCGCCGGCGCGCTGGGGCTGATCGTGCTGGCGCTGGTGACGCCGGCGGTGCCGCTGGCAGTGGTGCTGGCGGCGATGTCGCTGGCCGGCGTGGGCCTGGGCATCACCATGGTGGCGACGCTGATGAGCGTGCAGAACGCGCTGGAGCGCCGCGATACCGGCGCCGGCACCGGCGCGCTGCTGGTGCTGCGCTCGCTCGGCAGCGCATTGGGCGGAGCGCTGGCCGGCACGCTGCTGACGCTGGAATTCCGCCACGCGCTGGCCGCGTCGGGCGTGACCCAGGCGCTGGACCTGGGCGCGCTGCGCCATGGCAGCGAGGCCTTCGCGCAGCTGTCGCCGTCGGTGCGCGCGGTGCTGGCGGGCGGCGTCGAATCCGGCTTCCACCTGATCTTCGCGGCGGGCGCGGCGGCGGCGGTGCTGGCGCTGCTGATCGTGCGCCGCATGCCGGACGTGGAACTGCGCAGCAGCGTCACCGAACACGCCGCGACGCTGGCGATGGACTGA
- a CDS encoding glutathione peroxidase, which produces MSRRPLPSRLSATLAAAVTLAAASATLMPAPLHAADKPAAPAAAGACPASLNFTFPRLQDDAPQNLCQYAGKVVLVVNTASYCGFTPQYEGLEALYAKYNGRGLVVLGFPSNDFSQEPGSQKEIADFCYNTYGVKFPMLGKSHVRGSDANPMYALLARQTGTAPKWNFYKYLIGRDGKVVASYGSRTAPDDKELVAKIESLLAAPR; this is translated from the coding sequence ATGAGCCGTCGCCCCCTGCCTTCCCGCCTGTCCGCCACCCTGGCCGCCGCCGTGACCCTGGCTGCGGCCAGCGCCACGCTGATGCCGGCACCGCTGCACGCGGCCGACAAGCCTGCTGCCCCTGCCGCCGCCGGCGCCTGCCCGGCCTCGCTCAACTTCACCTTCCCGCGCCTGCAGGACGATGCGCCGCAGAACCTGTGCCAGTACGCCGGCAAGGTGGTGCTGGTGGTCAACACCGCCAGCTATTGCGGGTTCACGCCGCAGTACGAAGGGCTGGAGGCGCTGTACGCGAAGTACAACGGGCGCGGGCTGGTGGTGCTGGGCTTCCCGTCCAATGACTTCTCGCAGGAGCCGGGCTCGCAGAAAGAGATCGCGGACTTCTGCTACAACACCTACGGCGTCAAGTTCCCGATGCTCGGCAAGTCGCATGTGCGCGGCAGCGATGCCAACCCGATGTACGCGCTGCTGGCCAGGCAGACCGGCACCGCGCCGAAATGGAATTTCTACAAGTACCTGATCGGCCGCGACGGCAAGGTGGTGGCCAGCTACGGCAGCCGCACCGCGCCGGACGACAAGGAGCTGGTGGCGAAGATCGAATCGCTGCTCGCGGCGCCACGCTGA
- the gstA gene encoding glutathione transferase GstA, which produces MKLYYTPGVCSMAVHIALREAGLPVTLARVDLHTHKLAVPEHGTDDYYTINPRGYVPLLQLDDGSRHTEVASLLQYIADLVPERKLLPAIGTRERLEATGWITLVSTELHKVFSPWLWHKETAPSTQDECKAKLQRRFAELDQHLQTRQYLGGDTFTVADAYCFTIVGWARILKLPLHDYPALQQYLSRVAARPAVQEAMRAEGLVRD; this is translated from the coding sequence ATGAAGCTCTACTACACTCCCGGCGTCTGCTCGATGGCCGTCCATATCGCCCTGCGCGAAGCCGGCCTGCCGGTCACGCTGGCCAGGGTCGACCTGCACACCCACAAGCTCGCCGTGCCCGAACACGGGACCGACGACTACTACACCATCAACCCGCGCGGCTACGTGCCGCTGCTGCAGCTCGACGACGGCTCGCGCCATACCGAGGTGGCGTCGCTGCTGCAATACATCGCCGACCTCGTTCCCGAACGCAAGCTGCTGCCCGCCATCGGCACGCGCGAGCGGCTCGAAGCCACCGGCTGGATCACGCTGGTGTCGACCGAATTGCACAAGGTGTTCAGCCCGTGGCTGTGGCACAAGGAAACGGCGCCAAGCACGCAGGACGAGTGCAAGGCGAAGCTGCAGCGCCGCTTTGCCGAACTGGACCAGCACCTGCAAACCCGCCAGTACCTGGGCGGCGACACCTTCACGGTGGCCGATGCGTATTGCTTCACCATCGTCGGCTGGGCCCGCATCCTGAAGCTGCCGCTGCATGACTACCCGGCGCTGCAGCAATACCTGTCGCGCGTTGCCGCGCGGCCCGCGGTGCAGGAGGCAATGCGGGCGGAAGGGCTGGTGCGCGACTGA
- a CDS encoding maleate cis-trans isomerase family protein: MTKQIRLGMLTPSSNTALEPITSAMVAGLPNVSAHFSRFTVTEISLRDQALGQFNLDKILAAASLLADARVDVIAWNGTSSGWLGFDKDEALCKQITEATGIPATTSVLALNEILEKTGARNFGLATPYLDDVQQRIIANYERSGFHCVAESHLDLHVNYSFAEVEEDTIREMVRGLAQHQPQAITTFCTNLRAAHLAEALEAETGIPLYDTISTVVWKSLRLCGVDTRELRGWGRLFREVE; the protein is encoded by the coding sequence ATGACCAAGCAAATCCGACTCGGCATGCTGACGCCGTCTTCCAACACCGCGCTCGAGCCCATCACCAGCGCGATGGTCGCCGGCCTGCCCAACGTCAGCGCGCATTTCTCGCGCTTCACCGTCACCGAGATCTCGCTGCGCGACCAGGCGCTGGGGCAGTTCAACCTGGACAAGATCCTCGCCGCCGCCAGCCTGCTGGCCGATGCACGCGTCGATGTCATCGCGTGGAACGGCACCTCTTCGGGCTGGCTCGGCTTCGACAAGGACGAAGCGCTGTGCAAGCAGATCACCGAAGCCACCGGCATCCCGGCCACCACCTCGGTGCTGGCGCTCAACGAAATCCTGGAAAAGACCGGCGCGCGCAACTTCGGCCTGGCCACGCCGTACCTGGACGACGTGCAGCAGCGCATCATCGCCAACTATGAGCGCAGCGGCTTCCATTGCGTCGCCGAGAGCCACCTGGACCTGCACGTGAACTACAGCTTCGCCGAGGTCGAGGAAGACACCATCCGCGAGATGGTGCGCGGGCTGGCGCAGCACCAGCCGCAGGCCATCACCACGTTCTGCACCAACCTGCGCGCCGCGCACCTGGCGGAAGCACTGGAAGCCGAGACCGGCATCCCGCTGTACGACACCATCTCCACGGTAGTGTGGAAGTCGCTGCGCCTGTGCGGCGTCGATACGCGCGAGCTGCGCGGCTGGGGCCGCCTGTTCCGCGAAGTCGAGTAA
- a CDS encoding MFS transporter: MQTTTRATVVTEARTSVRWKIFLMMLFLIAINYIDRASLSVAMPLIAKEFDLSPAMQGLILSSFFWTYALMQVPGGMLADKYKPRIVIACATVFWGIAQAVAAFTTNATSLLLTRLGLGAAEAPIYPAGGKLNAIWMTQNERGRGATLLDGGAPLGAALGAIIITWLIASLGSWRLAFIVAGVGTVLAGVLAWYYVRNSPREHRGVNELEARYIEEALASEHRAEPANLSGRSLDFFKYRSVWCMAIGWMCFNTVFYGLLTWMPNYLNKVHGFDIKQMGGASFIIFFSGFVGELIGGWIADKWKEAGGRPNVVMRTLFGIAAVVATASIFSVAYVTDPVVVVVLLSSTLFFLRWCGLFWCVPSMLGTRNKVGFLGGVMNLGGNIGGISVPIIVGMIVQFTGSYFLALMFFAAAGVGLLLASTAIDYETKIPV; the protein is encoded by the coding sequence ATGCAGACGACAACGCGGGCAACCGTGGTCACCGAGGCCAGGACCTCGGTGCGCTGGAAGATTTTCCTGATGATGTTGTTTCTCATCGCGATCAACTACATCGATCGCGCCTCGCTGTCAGTGGCGATGCCGCTGATCGCCAAGGAGTTCGACCTCAGCCCTGCCATGCAGGGCCTGATCCTCAGCTCCTTCTTCTGGACCTACGCGCTGATGCAGGTGCCGGGCGGCATGCTGGCCGACAAGTACAAGCCGCGCATCGTCATTGCCTGCGCCACCGTGTTCTGGGGCATCGCCCAGGCCGTGGCGGCATTCACCACCAACGCCACCTCGCTGCTGCTGACACGCCTCGGGCTGGGCGCGGCCGAGGCCCCCATCTATCCGGCCGGCGGCAAGCTCAATGCGATCTGGATGACGCAGAACGAGCGCGGCCGCGGCGCCACGCTGCTCGACGGCGGCGCGCCGCTGGGCGCGGCCCTGGGCGCGATCATCATCACGTGGCTGATCGCCTCGCTGGGCTCGTGGCGCCTGGCCTTTATCGTCGCCGGCGTGGGCACGGTGCTGGCCGGCGTGCTGGCCTGGTACTACGTGCGCAATTCCCCGCGCGAGCACCGCGGCGTCAACGAACTGGAAGCCCGCTACATCGAGGAAGCGCTGGCCAGCGAACACCGCGCCGAGCCGGCCAACCTGTCGGGCCGCTCGCTCGACTTCTTCAAGTACCGCTCGGTGTGGTGCATGGCGATCGGCTGGATGTGCTTCAACACCGTGTTCTACGGCCTGCTGACCTGGATGCCCAACTACCTGAACAAGGTGCACGGCTTCGACATCAAGCAGATGGGCGGCGCCAGCTTCATCATCTTCTTCAGCGGCTTTGTCGGCGAGCTGATCGGCGGCTGGATCGCCGACAAATGGAAGGAAGCCGGCGGGCGGCCCAATGTGGTGATGCGCACGCTGTTCGGCATCGCCGCGGTGGTGGCGACGGCGTCGATCTTCTCGGTGGCCTATGTCACCGACCCGGTGGTGGTGGTCGTGCTGCTGTCGTCCACGCTGTTCTTCCTGCGCTGGTGCGGCCTGTTCTGGTGCGTGCCGTCGATGCTGGGCACGCGGAACAAGGTCGGCTTCCTGGGTGGCGTGATGAACCTGGGCGGCAATATCGGCGGCATCTCGGTGCCGATCATCGTCGGCATGATCGTGCAGTTCACCGGCTCGTACTTCCTGGCGCTGATGTTCTTCGCCGCGGCCGGCGTCGGCCTGCTGCTGGCTTCCACCGCGATCGACTACGAGACTAAGATTCCCGTCTGA